Part of the Lolium rigidum isolate FL_2022 chromosome 6, APGP_CSIRO_Lrig_0.1, whole genome shotgun sequence genome, CCGGAGCACCACTGCGGAATCGGATATCCTTATCCGTTGAATTCTTTTAAATCAGATATGGACACCTTGAAACGGATTCGGGGCCGGTTTCGGCGCGGAAATTATCCTATCCGTTTACGCCCGAGAAGCCCACAAATCATGGTGATCCACCTGTGGCCGGAGCCAAGTTTCGCAAGCACCTCTAGAATGAAGGCCCAATTCACTATATCAAAAGCCTTTGTGATATCTAGCTTAAGTAGTATGGCATCCCGCTTGAGCGCATGCAACTTCCGAGCAGTGTAGTGCACCAGCTGGAAGTTGCCGTGGAGACAACGGCCAAAGATGAAAACACTCTCTACGGTCCCACAATCTCGGAGGCAAGCGCGAGGAGAGCACCTTGGCCACGAGCTTAGCCGAAACAGAGTGATGGGCGAAAGTTAcaaacttccatcgcatccacgtGCTTGGGCAGAGGAGTAACCAATGCCTAATTGGCCGCGTGCAAGCCCCTACAATCCCCACTCCACAAAGCTTGAAAGGCATCCATGACATCAGTCTTGATGACCGACCAACACGCCACATAGAATGTACAGAAGCCATCCGGCTCAGGTGCCTTGTCCAACTCCTGCGAGCGaatgaaccccccccccccccgacctcCTCCTCAGAAAAGGGGGCCTCCAGCTCACAGAGGTCCGGTGAACACCCCAAGAGCTCCTCTGTAGAAGGAGTCCATGGCCTCGGCTTCTGCGCAATGAAGTTCTTGTGCCGTCGGTAGTACGGGCATCCCCCTCAGCCAACCACGTGATCTTGGACCGCTGCCTGGCAATCGTGCGCTCCAACGACGATAGTCCCAAAAGCTTGTGCTTGAGGAGCTTCCTAAAGCACCTCTCTTCCACCGGGAGGGCCCTCGATTCCATCGCCACATCCAACCGTAGGATGAGCTCATTGGCCAACAAGATCTGCTTCCTGTTGCCAATTAAACGATCATTCCAACTAGTAAGTGCCTTGGCCGTGGTAGCAAGCTTGGCGTCCAAGCGGTTTAAAGGGTTAGTGATGGCCGGCCCAGAATTCCACGCCTCTTCCACCGTCTCCAGAAAGCCTTCCACCTTAGGCCAGAACACCTCAAAGCGGAAGCGATGCCCCGTCTTGAAATCGGTCGCAAGAATGAGGAGTAGGGGGCAGTGGTCCGAGGTGGAGGACCCCAACGCCGACAGGAAAGATGAGGGGAATGCCACCTCCAGGTCCACCGTGGAGAAGACCCGATTAAGACGTTCCAAGGTCGCATGGTCCTTGTGGTCCATTCCACCACGTGTAGCAACGACCATTGAGATATAGCTCCTTGAGGTCTAAATCAGCAAGAAAGTGTCGAAACTTGCCCATCATGCGCCTGTTAAAGATTACCATTGATCTTGTCCACCGCATCCACAATGAGGTTGAAGTCTCCCGCCACAGCCCATGGCCCTGGATGGAGGTCTCTGACATCCTTAATCTCCTGGAGGAAGAGACACTTGTCCACATCGGATTGCGGCCCGTAGACGCCGGTGAACCACCACCCGGATGTCCCTTGCCCTCCCATGCTGGCTGTGATGGTGTTGTTGGAGTTGTGAGGGTTGGAGAGGGACACCACATTGGATTTCCATGCAACGCCCCTAGTGCCAACCGCAGGGAGAGAGAAGAAACAATCAAACTCCCTGCCAAGGCACCGACCCACAACGGCGCGGGACACCACCTGCAATTTGGTCTCTTGGAAACAGACCACACTCGCACCCGAGAGGTGAACCACTTGGTATATAGAATCACAGCGTGCCAACAAGTTCAGAGCACGTACATCCCAGAGAAATTAATGTGCTGATTGATGTTACAAGATTAACCAGTACTGAATATCATTACAAGTATACTATTATTAAACTGCTAGATCCACTGACAAACATCAAACATCAGTAACTCAACACACCTGTTCCCTTTCTAGTATCCGAAAGAGTAAAAAACACTTTTAGATCAATGGATTTTCTGCGTAGATACGTAGACACTTAGTTCTATAACCTGTCGGACTGCTAATCAATAATTTGTCAGTCATTGAATGGTTAGGTTCCAATCTGCTGCTTGAACCTGGCCAACTGTGAGAGCTTCTCAACAGCTTCAACCAAATGATCAAGCCTAGCAACAAATTCAATCAGTAGCGATGTGAAAGTCGCAAGCGACAGAGCTGCAGTACTTTCAAGTGCACGCATCCTCGGAATCATATCAGAAACGACTTTGTcatcatcatcaaaatcatccacCTCCCGAGAAGGCCATGAATGCAGCCTTCTCTGCTGCCTTTTCATCATCTCGTGGTAGGATTCAGGTTGCACCGGCACAGCTACCTGTGTTGATGTATTTTCTTCAATCTTTCTATCTTGGTCATCAGATTGTTTGGTGTTGAGGTTGAAAGTGACAGCCCTGGAGATTTTTAACTGTGATTTGGCAGAGTTGTCTTCATGACTTGAGGTGAAGAGGTAGGAGTGCAGGTCGATTGACTGTTGCAGACGCTCAGTTGAGACATGCACATGATTCAGTAGGCTACTTTGGAGGCTCCACTTCATGTTGTTTACATCCTTCGCCAAACTGCGCAACAGCTCTGCAGCTTGGTTTGTGGCATCTAAGATCTCAGAGTGGAAGGCGCATCTTAGGTTGTATGGCGCCTgcagaatgcaaatatgcaatgaCTAGTTTTATATGCAAATTAAGGTAAAGATTTTCCTGAACTGCTTATTTGTTATATAATTTTGTAGGATGATATGCAAACTCAGCAGAAAGTAATGCGAACAAGAAAATCAGATGCACTCGGTACAATAGTACATCAACATCATGAGGAAATGTGCGCTTTCAACAAAATATTTTCTGCATTGTTTTAGATAAGATGAGTATTGTTTAGTTTTGATCATACTCACCACCTGTGGCATCAGTACTTAGTTGACTTGCAGTCTTACAGCATATAGCATTTGTTATTTCTTAATCAATCATATCTGCATTTCTAAATTGGTAAAGCTTGCATTTACCTATGCTGTTCACAAACTGGGTATGATATAGTTCTCTTAAGTCGAGTTAACCGTCTCAGGTAACAAGCTACTTTTACTAGGCAAAGTATTTGGCGTTTAGTTACCTGGTTAACTGATTACATAGCTCTGATGGTGTTTCTCTTGCATATGCAAGAAACTAGTAGAAAGTTCCCTACTGGAACTGAACTATAAAGAATTTTAAGCTAGATTCTAAGCGGGGTGAAATCTTTGATCCGTATGACCTATGACAGCTAGGTAGGGGCAGGATCAGAGCATCTGCAGCACATGGACTCGTGATGCTAGGAGTATCAGTATGGTACCTGAATCTCTGAGTGCAGGCAGCCATGTAAAGCCATCACCTCATAGGCACAGTGCCGAAGAACATTGCCAACCTTCACATACTCTGCCCAAGGGTAGAAGAAGTGCTTGAATCTCCCATGTGGTGGCTCCCACTTAGCAGAGTTTGCCTGCACAATATTCACCATATGAACAGAGAAGTGTTATCTGGTATGCTGTTGATTTATAATAATACAAGCATACAAATTAAGGTTGACTAATTACCAACGAGTCAATTTTTGCTGATGAATTTAAGGTAGCTCGGCACTTCTTGAATGCTGGTTCGTCAGGGAAGTCATTCATGACTGTCTTTGAGAAATCAGGATGTTCAGAACCATCATCGCTTAGATACTTTTTGACACACTCTGTAGCAACAGAAAACAGAGGATTATGTTATACGACCTCATCCATGATTGACTTTGAAAAATGTCTTGGGGACTAGAGCAAAACCTTCTAAGGAGTCTGCCAAAGAGTTGAAGTTGTTAACTAGCTCCTTATGTAGTTGTTCCCCTGCCCAGATTGGGCAAATGGTGACATTTACAAGAACAGCTATGAAGGCTCCAATTGCTATTGAGTAGAGTCTATCCATTGCAGTCCTGGTAGGGTTTCCCATGCGGTAGCCCGATACAATGATCAAACAGTAGGTAAATAGGATAACTCGAAAACCATACTCGTAAGGAACCAGTGATGGCCATAGCTTCATAAAAGATGTTACGGCTCCTGCATATCATATTCTTGCACAGTAAAAATGTTGAACTGAAATACCAattaatgcaaaaaaaaaaaagttctgaCTTGGATCTCTTGTCAATACAATGAACAGTCATGGCTTAGATGGATTTCATATATGTTCAGTACTGATCAATTGTTAGACTTACCGATAAAAAGATGCTGAAACCAATGATGTATGGCTCTGCAATGTGGCCACTAGACATGGCCACTTGAATAACGACTATCGCGAATACTCCAGCAAGTACACTTCCAAGAGCTCGATTGAATCCACGATTGAATGTTGCACCTGCAATAGCTAAAACTATTAGGTTTTCTGGTCATAAATATTATATTTTTCATCAATGCTCATCTCAACAAACATAGCATGTCCAAAtattgttcaatttttttttgagaagctGCTTTTAACTAGGTACTCATGCATAGGGATCTTACTTACCAACAGTGTACTCAAACATAATAGCAACAGTGAGGATGGACCATATGATATTAGTCCCGAAGATGTCATAGGGTGCACGGAAGAGTATGAAAAGTGACACAAGGAGGCAGGCAAGGCCAACTTTGAGCGCAAAGGTGACCCTATTTGTGTCCTGCCTAGCAAAGTCCCAGACATCACGTAGCCATTTCCTTGGGGACAGGCCTTCATGCTTCTTTACACTTTCTTCCTCCACGATTTTTGATGGCAGGCGAATATCAATCCTTATACTACCCTTCTTGCCATTCATTCTCCAACTGAGGATATCTTTTACACAGTAGCTATAGGGTCTGCACGTAGCAGTTGTATTTAGGCTTCAGTTGGGATGTTGAAGTGTAGAACCTTATGTATGGCACATGGTATATATAGCTTCCATGGGAGGTTAACCTGCAAGTAGATAAAGTGGTGGTGTAGCCGGCATAGCGTCATGTAAGGAGACTAGCTTCTGAAAATAGTTGGTGGTAATATTACTACAGGTGATTATCGAGATGCTCTCACTCAATAATGTATGTATTGATAGAGAATTGGAATCTATCATCTGAAATAATGTTACCTTTCCAGTACTGATTTGCAGTTTACGGTGTATTGTATGCCAGGTTTGCAGCTTCACGTTGCATGAGAGTGGACGTGTTTGGACCAGATCATTAATAACGGCACGACGTCTTTATTTTGGATGGATATTACCACAAAACATCAGCACTACAATAGTTATAGAATCCACCATATGCATATATTATAACTGCATTTGTGAAGTAAACTACTTGGTTTCTTAGATCCGTGAGACCAAATTCATGACTCTCAAAGATGATTTTTTATCTGATAAGAGAATCTGAACTAGTTCAAGGACATAAACTGGAAACCTCAGAAGTTGAAGAATTTCTACTAGTTTTGGTTCCCAATATGGTTCTAGGCGTCTGATAATACTACATAATCATCAGCTTATGTTTCAAAGCCCTTTGGTACCAAATAGCTGAAGTTTTACCAAGAACATACATTTACAACATATATATTGAAGTTCAGGTTTGAAGATAAATTAACATGTTCCTTCCAAAGTTCAAACTTACAGTTATGTTATATGATGTGTGCCATGTCTCCAGCATTCTCACTAGCTTTAAAGTAAAGTGCAGCAAAACCTGCATGCCAGAAGGGTAAGACTTTGCATTTTTGCATGTTACTACTTAACTACTCTTTGAAAACGTTCATATGGTAGACAGTGGAGTTATTATACCACTTAATAGGGTCTATACTGGTAACTGTATGATCTTCTCTGATCTGTGTGCcatttgctaaaatttgatttattttgcaacggtcactggAATCTTCTAAGCTGCAAAATTGTATATGTCATATACTCATATGCCATGCTTGACTAATCCATGATCTATGATTTACTCACGCTTATGTAATGCAAATATTTGTGTTTGTGTGTGCGAGTATGCTCAAGTATGGTTTGATTCTTTTTGTACCTCTGTGTTTTGGCAGGATTAGGAGGCCTGGACATTTGAGCGACTGAAAACATGTAGAGATAAGATTCTGCAAAGCTTGTGATCCCATGCTGCATGGTATCAGATTCCACATGGCCTGCCCGCGTATGGAACGATGTTGGAATTAGAGGTTGCATGGAGTGGTGCTGTTAGTGATCCTAACATATGGATTAATGATGGATCACGAAATCTTCGTTGGGCCAACTGTCTATAGACACGTCAGATAAAGGTGTGGCATCCTATTCCATCCAAAAGCATCACTAGGAATAATTTTCAATGAATTTTCTTTAATTTATCAGTTCTTTATTTCTAACCATATGTCAGAAAATTTTCTTTACGTTAAAAAGTGATCATATTTAACTTCACTGGGAAATGCCCTTTATGTTTTTGTGCAGCCAAAACAGCGATATTTGAAATTAGGGGATGTTGGACCAATAAACAAAATGATTAGAAGGAATAAATGGAGGGCTTCCGTACCACACTCTCAAAATAAAAACTTCAAAATATTATTGATTTTAATGACTTCagtttttctattttttgaataCTAGATTGAGCTGGATTTAGCAAATAGTTGTTACTGACTAGTCACCACTCACCACCTGCTTTTTTATATGGTGTATTTGATAGTAGAGGCTAACTTGGGTTGTCATATTTGTCCACATTAGATTATGAACTGTTTGAAATTatctttttatttgtatttttaaagctGTTTTAACATGCATAATCTTGTCTAAAGAAACAGCTTAATCTCGTATCTGATTCTGTTCTGAATGTCAGCTCCGAAAGAAGGTCTGTTTAATACGATAATGGACAAGCAGCCAAACTTGCCAGCTCTTCCCTGTCACCACCACTACAGCCTTGCCACTTACTCCACTGCCTCTAGTTGCCATTGCCAACTTTGCTTGTGTTATAGTAGCCATCTCCCCTTCCCTACTTGTCATCTCCATATACTTGTTGCACAAATTTATACTGATTTAATAGCAATCTTTACAGATTTACACAATGATATATATACCTATAATTTATGGATGACATTGTCTTCTTCTGATCTGCAAGGTGATACTTTTACTACCATTACAATAACTCTACATTAGTGTAAATACGGTATGAAATGATTTTCGATGATTCTCCAATGTGGATACTTATACATAAGTGTCTGCTCAAAATCGTAAATATTTGACCAGAGGAGTTTAAAACTCAAGATAGAATAACAGAGGGTGTACATGATGTTGCATCTTCACAGAGACATTTACACAATATCCAAGTTTTATTTTGGTCATCAGATGGTCCTTACTAAAATGCAAGAAAGTCTGGAGGTGTATAATGCAGAATCTTGTTTTCCTAGTTGGATGGAAAGCGCGGACAATAGCAAGTGAATAACATCAGGCATTTGCTGAGGAACTTTAACTAGGGTAGGTGCCATTCAGAGCTCAAACTTTTGTTTTATGCCTGTTGATGAAAAACGTCAGCATGCAAATATGCTCTATTCCTGGTCCTGTTAGTGTCTTCCCCTGTATAGCCTACATCGTGTTTCTTCTGTGTAATCAACTAGCAATTGGCTGATGTTTGCATGGCCCATGAGCATTATAACATTGACAGAGACTTGGCCTCATAAACTCTACTATTTCTTCTGTTTGTAGATACACGAGGCCGCTCAGCCACAAGGAAAAAGAAGTTAGGTCCTGATTAAGGTTGCTGAGTTCAGCAGTTGGCTGTGCTGGAAGAATTAGGCATCTCACAATGGGAAATCTTGGCATATTCACAACTTGTTCATGAGCAATTCTTCTTAGATATATAGTGTATAAGGTTACAGAAAGCATATGGGTCAACTTGTGGAGTCGATGGCAGCTGGAAGGTTCCTCAGAAATTGCTTGTCCTACTTCTCACTGTAAATTATTGGAAGATCGTATTCTTATTAAGAGTGAAAGCATTATTCCTCCAGCATCGACATTAGGAGCATGTGCTCTGCTATGGAGAAACAAAGAACAAGCGGGGTATGAGAAACGTGAAGGCTTTGTGAGGACCCACTTTATCTTGTCCTGTGGCATGCAAGAGGGAGTGGACACAACCGAAGTTCCATATGAAAATGTACGTGGTTCCTGTTCAGGTAGGATTATTCGGTGTGACTATTTTTTCTTATCTTGTTAAGTTTGAGCATTTTGGACCAGCAATGTGCGGCTTATGGTTTGTCAAGCCGAGTAAGCTTCTACAAAATGCAAAATGTTCCCATTTCCAAATCAAGCTGAATTTTGTGGACCGCTTGCTTGCTGCTAGACATCTGAAATCATTTTTTCGCAACTGCATATAGTGGCCTATGGTTGTGGGCCTGGTCACGAAGAATATGCAACTTAGTAGATTTTCCTCAGATTATCACTGTTGGTGTCAAAAAGAATGTACGATACTGAGACATTGATGTGGACCATTGTTTCTGCTTTGTTAATGATCGGACAGATTAATGGCCATGAATATTTGCTGTTTGACAGTTTCTCATTCTGATTCTGCAGTATGCATGCAGGTCTTATATGATTGAAGTTTGGGGGCCTAGTGTCCTACTTCATGGCAGAAGGTATAAACTGAACTTGTGTGACACTCTGTACTGCCTAATATGGACTGTCCGACAAAGTTTGAAAAGTGTTACAGTTCAATACCGAACACTTCAATATTTGTTATCTTCGAAGTATGCTTTGTTTTTATACATGTATTTGAAACATGGTGTTCCAGCTTTAACACTGATCTATGTGCACACATTTAAGATCGCCGATAAATAAGTTTGCCATTGATGGTTCATTTCTGATTGACATCACACCTGATAGGCTGATAATGCAGAAAGTCTTATACACAGCTATTGGTGTAATGCTGCATGCACTTGGCACATGATTTAATGAGATTATCTAGTCGGAGAAGGGAGTATTGCAGGCTTGAAGCTTTGTTATACTGTAAATATATTGTGATAGGGACCATGCCAATGTCCAAGTCCACAGCTTTTGGGTAACCGGATTGACTGTGCCCCAATCAGTTTGGCACAAAGCATTGTCAAACTCGCTTGCCGATAAACAAATTTAACAGCCACGAACATATGCAACACTGCAGTTTATACAACCCAATCAAGAGCAACTTTATTCTATATAAGTTTATCACTGTACATATATACAACAGTTATGATCCAGTACTACTCATTAGTGACAATGGTACACTACAATACAACAAAAAAGGCAAAAACTTGTAAGCATCATACTGAACCTACACTATCCTTCTCCGAGATTTGACAACGAAACATGGTGTCTGATCGATGCCAATCTCGAACAAAACGGAGCCATGCTCAAAGATTGAGATGAAGCCTCGAAATAAGTTGGTTTTGGAGTGGATGGACAGGTGACAGCTCTGATTAGCTCTTGAACAGACATGCCCTTGACTTTTGTTGGTGGGTTCGTAGCGATGTTATGTACCTTATGCTCATAAATTTTCCCATTCCTATCAAGTTTGTACACGGAGGCGCCGTCAAAGCGTGCATGGCCATCCCATGGGACTCGAGGAATGCCGTGGGCAATCCAGCGAATCATAATAACATTATCCGCAGGCTGCCATATACTAACTATATCAACCCATAATGCTTTGAAGAAGATACGTCCAGTAAAGCGCAATCCCCAGAATAAACTTCTATAATTGTCAATGCCCTCAAATTTATTGAAAGGGTTTCTGAAGACAATATCATCTCTGGCAAACAGTAACAAAAGGAGTTAGGAAAAGATCAATCACAATACTCAACAGTCTGCAGAGTGCAGATCACAAACGAATTAGAATGGGAGACAGAATAATATCTGAAGTTGCACAATCAAGTTAATTGACTCACTGCAGCAACTTTGTCAAGCATTAAACAAGACATACGCGTCGAACTTTGGCAAGATCAAGGTAACTATAAAGAAATAAGTCCATTTTCACCCTAACCTTAACCACTGATTGATACGAACCTGATAATTCATATACATCATATGGGGTTCTACTGTTTCTCTTAATTCAAGATTTAGCCAAATATGGTTCATGATGCAAGAAGGGTATTGTACACTTCGTAAGGGCCAACCTCATGAGCTCGATATTTGAACGGGAATAAAAGATAGTAAACACTAGCTGACAACTGAGATACCGTATGTTTAGAGAACATGAATGCAAGCAACTGATGGATGGTCAGTATGTTGAGATAAGTCAAGATAACAATACTACAGTAAAGGAAAAGGTAAAATAAACTGTACATAGACAGCGCACTAAGCGGATAAGAGAATACAACAAAAAGGTCATACTGCTGAACTGCTCAAATTGATTGATGCGTATAAAACAAAATGGTAGCATTTGCTCTGGCCCAAACAAACAACTGAACACACAAGGACCAAAATAAGCTTGTTTAAAAAAGAAGATAAACACTGATCGCAGTAAAAAAAGCATCTGAAGCAAGGTAGGAACTGCGATGAGCACGAACGTCACTATGGAGTGCAGACCAGATCAGAACAAAGAAAGTAAAATGTCAAAAGATAACTAAGCGCTAAGTTATCGCCATAGATTAATGATGATCGATCCTACCAGGAGGAAACCTacacatttaaatcttgatcaacTAGTGATCCATTTCACCCTACCACTGGTGGCCTTCCTCCTTTATTGCTCACCTTAGTAGTGGCTTAGTTGTATTAAATCTGCTAAGGTCATACTTAATACTTCTATTACAGTCATTAACTTAAAAAATTCCTGATAAAGGACCAAAACTCTGGCaataagaagaaaaaaaggaGGCAGATAGAAAATATAAggctaacaaaaaaaaaataagacaacaacaacaaagcctttattcccaaacaagttggggtaggctagaggtgaaacccataagatctcgtaaccaactcatggttctggcacatggatagcaagcttccacgcggctctttccatggctagttctttggtgatactccaatccttcagatctctctttactgactcctcccatgtcaagtttggtctaccccgTCCTCTCTTCTGGAGGCCTGCGCTGAATATGCCCAAACCATCTTAGACGATGTTGGACAAGCTTTtctgcaatcggtgctaccccaactctatctTGTATATCATCATTCCAGACTCGGTCCTTCCTCATGTGGCCacacatccatctcaacatgcgcatctacgccacacctaactgttgaacatgccgccttttagtcgcccaacactcagcgccatacaacattgcgggtcgaaccaccgtcctatagaacttgccttttagcttttgtggcactctcttatcgCAAAGAAAAAATAAGACGATAGAAGAAAATAGACCATCCCTTGTAAATATAGCATATAACCTCACCCCTCATCTCCAGTCCATGTTTGAGTTTACTGAACCAATGTTCCACTCAAAATCAATACTACAGGTCAACGTCATCACCTCGAGATGAATATCCACAACTGTAACAACTAAAGGATGCATTGAGCAACTCTACAAACAGGAGGTCCATTCACATCCGCAAGACAAACTATATCCTTTATATAGGAATAGATAATTGAGCTCCATCTCTGAAATATGGTTGCCCGATGTATTGGATAGCACATTAGTAGACGGCCCAATAACTAGCTGTGTTGCCTAATTGATCCATCCAAGACACACAAAAAAGAGAACTCCTAGACTAGCAAATTGACGATTGTGAAGACCAGCGCAAGGCTTAAGAGTTAGACTAGAATTTCGAGGTAGAAGAGATGCAGTATTGCAAGACAAATCTGGCCATTTCTATCAGTCAACGGCAATCACAAAATTACTCAAGAAAACAACTACTTAACCGAGATAGAGGCTTGTAAGCTAGTAGTATTTGGTCTCCAGCATGGAGAATATATAAGCATTTTAAGTGTGTAAGATGTCCTAATTAGAAACTACTGCCAGTCTGCAACTATAAAAAACGCTGATAATGATCAAAATTCCATCTGGTCTCCATCTAAAAGCTGCTCAATTTAACTCCAGGAGGATCAGAATTCAGAAAACCAACGAGACAGTCGCACCAACCTGTAGATATCGAAGCAGGGCTCCTTGGTGAAGACGTCGGGGATATCCTCCCTGAGCGTCCGGATGGCGTAGCCCAAGTTGAGGTAGTACCTCCgccgctcctcctcgtcgtcgtcccggCGCTTGGTGGCCGCGGGCGAGCCCGACGCGGGCGTGACCGGCACGgagaagagcggcggcggcggcagcagaggCACGGGCAGCCTCCCGTCCCGCACGGGGTCGGCGACCCTGATCACCCGCCCCCTGCTGCCCGTCCCGGCCTCCGGCTGCTTCACGCGGCccccgggcgccgccgccgccacgacccTCGCGCGCCTCCCCCGCGCGACGCCGGACGCCGGCGGCCGGGCCGCCGCGAGGTCCGGCAGCTGCAGGAGGTTAGCCATGAATCCGGTCGCGCTTGCTCGGATGTGGAGGGGGAGGACCAGAGGAGTGTGTGAACTGCGTGAGAGGGCGGGCGGAGGAGAGAATGGTCATTTGACTTCGCTGTGCGGGGAAAAAGAAGACATTTTTCGGCCCGTTTCCAGCTCCGGTTTGGATATTCGTCCGGCGTGGCGTCGAATGGCGCTCTTGTCTGTACAGCCGCATACTACCGGCGGCATACGCGTCGCTGCCGGAGAGGGACACGAGCAGAGCTGTAGTATAGAAGAAGAATATCTGGTGAGTCGGGCCGGTGTCTCTGTCAGTGGGGCTTCTGTGACGAGGCAAGGGACCCGCTAGACTGTTCTGGATGATCAACAAGCTACAAATTCGATTTTGTccttctttaaaaaaaaattaaatatggcTTCTGAACCATAGAAGAAGAATAGCTGCTGAGTCTGGGTAGCTTGCTTTGCCGATGTAAAAGATATGCATTGTTTTTCTTCCTACAAATAAATACCTATTGCATATAGTAATATTCTATTGCATATAGTAAAAATACCTATTGCATATAGTAATATT contains:
- the LOC124666244 gene encoding uncharacterized protein LOC124666244 gives rise to the protein MANLLQLPDLAAARPPASGVARGRRARVVAAAAPGGRVKQPEAGTGSRGRVIRVADPVRDGRLPVPLLPPPPLFSVPVTPASGSPAATKRRDDDEEERRRYYLNLGYAIRTLREDIPDVFTKEPCFDIYRDDIVFRNPFNKFEGIDNYRSLFWGLRFTGRIFFKALWVDIVSIWQPADNVIMIRWIAHGIPRVPWDGHARFDGASVYKLDRNGKIYEHKVHNIATNPPTKVKGMSVQELIRAVTCPSTPKPTYFEASSQSLSMAPFCSRLASIRHHVSLSNLGEG
- the LOC124659525 gene encoding aluminum-activated malate transporter 9-like; this translates as MALHGCLHSEIQAPYNLRCAFHSEILDATNQAAELLRSLAKDVNNMKWSLQSSLLNHVHVSTERLQQSIDLHSYLFTSSHEDNSAKSQLKISRAVTFNLNTKQSDDQDRKIEENTSTQVAVPVQPESYHEMMKRQQRRLHSWPSREVDDFDDDDKVVSDMIPRMRALESTAALSLATFTSLLIEFVARLDHLVEAVEKLSQLARFKQQIGT
- the LOC124663924 gene encoding aluminum-activated malate transporter 13-like, whose translation is MNGKKGSIRIDIRLPSKIVEEESVKKHEGLSPRKWLRDVWDFARQDTNRVTFALKVGLACLLVSLFILFRAPYDIFGTNIIWSILTVAIMFEYTVGATFNRGFNRALGSVLAGVFAIVVIQVAMSSGHIAEPYIIGFSIFLSFNIFTVQEYDMQEP